aaagcaaaagcagatgTTTGTGTCTCAGCTTCATCTGCAAATCAACATCTAAATAGACTCGAGACAAAGGGCTTGTCGAAACATAAGTCCAACTCAATCATGCACGACCGCATTTTCTTAATTGCAATGTGTCCAACCCATGCTCTATGATCTATGGTCGATACaaaatggtatatatatttgttgacTATAGGGCCATTGATAAGATTTGGTTTCAATCAAAATGCTAACAAGGAAAAGAACAACCATTTGGCTTTTGCCTTTTGGCGTTGGCAGTGATTAGGACATtctctctttccttcttttttttcttttttgtttgataTCCTCTCTCAGTTTATATGGATTGAAAGCTAACTTTCCTTCAACCACCACAAGAATGGCCCAGTGGCTCTGAAAAGGTAGACTGTCATGGTGAAGCAACCAGCttccttttgaaaaaaaataaaagctaACTTTATTCATGACTAACTCTATCTTATACTTGCAACTTTGACAACATATCTTCATTTCTTCTTTGGAGTGACTTATCCAGTGCTAAGAATTAAACAAGCCCTAAGAACAAAATGACTCACAAAAATAATAGAATTGGAGGAGATGAGTTTCATAGatcaaccaaaaaaaatgttttcttgTGCAAAAATTTATCTTCTACCTTCAGTTTAAACAATATTTAAAACTTTCCATCGGCttttttttataacatataTTGAATATAATGAGTTATCCATTTCAAACAAATTCTAGAAATGTCCATGCTCTCTTATAATGCACAGTATTATTGTGTGTCTTCTAGTATCTAACATACCCCACCAAAGCCTCGTGTGGAAGTGACATGAGTTTGGACACCAAGATACTCCCGGCACAAAGATATTTGCTGTTTGGGGGGACCAAATTGGGCTTAATTTGAGAAGTTGAGGTGAGAGAGCCATAAGAATAAAGGGCCTGACTTAAAAGTTAAGGTCCAAGGCTCCTATTTTAGCCACACAAAGCTCCATTAGCACCATTCGCTTTCAGTTGGTCTACATGACCCATTCTAAACAGCGCCAACAGCATGTTGGTTTGTAGGTACCCTTGTTGGGGATCCAGCACGTAATAGATGGGACCATTCCAGTCAACTTAAAGAAGCCCAAACTCCATAAACTGGAGTGATCATATATTAACGATACAACGATCTAATACCGATAACATAACGAAAATTATTGTCCATTTTAACAACTGacaattaaaaaatatgattatttttcaattttctcaaaCTTAATTGGTGTGTGTTGTTTTCGAGTAATTATACATATTTAATCTATCTTAAACAATTGAAAATTATGAGAAAGTGAAATGAGTAATATTTGGTTACCTAAAATTATAATTGAGCTGCCaattagtactacgatctactgataattctttttatttgtaagtaaaaGGTTTAAGGTTCGATTTTTGCTAAAGAAGAATTTGAACCGTATTATTACTAATTTATTGTGAAACTTAATCCACTTCTCCaccttagtataaataatattgtcaaataaaaatataaaacatatcaTCTATCCTCGTATCTTTAAGGTCAAACAGTAGTCGTTTTATATGATTTTAACGTGTGTGGGGTAGATGACTAGGTGTAGGGAGCGTGCACTTATTAATCATTGTAGCCAGCGCGTGAGGGAAGAtaaaccaaagtttaaaccatgTTTATCAAAAAATGAGGTGTGTTTGGGCCAATCTGGATCCTCTGTGTGAGGATTTCGGAGATTCGGGAATTAtatctgttcatcgtacattgtgattttaaatatttttatttaaaattaaatacaaatagtaccTGATAAAAAataaccgcacgatatacgattaACGGACAAGATTTACGGATCTCCATGATCCTACCAaaaggatccgaagaggatcctgttgATGTTTGGGGAATAAAGATCATCTTCGGATCCTCTTTGGAAAGATTTCGAAAATCCTTTAATCGTGGTCATCATTGTACATTGTgcgtcagaaattattttaaattttgtatttaaaattgaacacaaataaTAGCTGATAAAAAATGACCGCATGATTTACGATGAACATATACGATTAAAGGATCCCCTAAATCATCACAAAGATGATctagagaggatcctcattcatgTTTGGGTGGTTTAGCTCACGTACTTCTCAACATGCCCATATCccatcatcatttatgtatattaatattttattacattaAAACAGGAAGACTtttacgatattatctatagtaCGGGGTGGGAAAGtgggttaagcctcacaatagattaacaataatgtgattcaatttgtCTTTAACGAATATCGAACCTAGAAtctcttacttataagtgaagattaATATCACTAGAGTTGGCAAGTGAGATCTATTAGTTTATCTGTTAAATCCTCAATTAAGGATGTATGCGACTCAATATTAGTCAGTGTCTTCCAATCCCAACTTAGTATATTTTTATGTGAATATCCTACTTATTACATAACTTTTACAATAATATTAAATATTATGTAAGCCTAACAGAATTGGCAGGTGCGTTGAAAGAaaaggacttggattctctgctctctcatttcggtgccctctccgtgctcttctgttttgtgtggtcacggttaatccatgctaacattttatattgttttttataaaaataataagacaaaaaaaaatagtaatataaaatattgacgtggcttaaccgtgaccacacaaacaggaaggCACGGAGAGGGCACCGAATTGGGAGGGTAGAGAATCCAAGTccgaaagaaaaaggaattggTAAGTGAATTGAGATTACGTCAATCACTGGATAGTCAATAGTAGAGAATTATGTAAACTGGAATCCACCGATTAGAAATTAGAATACAGAAGTGTTCAAATATTGTACGCAATAACCTACTTTTTGTAAACTACTTTGTGAATCTTCACTTCTTAAGCATACTATTGCCTAAACATGTTAGATTTTGCATTGCTTTTGTGTCAAGCAGAGTTCCTAATTTTGACCACATCTTCAAAAAAGTAAGAAAAGCAGTCAATACTAATTAGGCCAACCCCACTAACATTTCTATTCCAAAGGGATCCACAAGGAGCAGGATCACAACTACCGTGACGTCCTGCTCTAACAAAATAATACTTTGCGTAAGTTTTTCAATACATGTCATTGTTTTAATGATTAGGATGTGAAAAAAGTTAAGGTTACACCATAAGACTAATTGATAATACGAAGAGCAATCTAACTGTTTATAAGCACATGTAAGAGCCATCTTCTCATAAATGTAAGATTCATTCTTAACACGACTTTTTATgtgtggcaaattttcaagcctaacgcATGAACCACACAAACGAGATTATGTGGAGCACATGTGACCGTTGTGCTTCACATATGGaacaacctgctctgataccattaaAAAATTGTGATTCTAACATAAAACGAATTGACAATATGAGATAACCTGTAAAATCTCTCATCTCATCAATGTGAAATTCATTCTCAATAAGACGTCACGTGACGTTAAACTACCTTCATGTAAATAGCTCTAAAACATACACATGTAATCCAGTAATCTCACAGAGAACCTAATGAGAAGTACTAATCCTTATTTTGGGAGACGACGACTTAGACTTTTCGTGGCATAAGAAGTCACATTTTTATTGAGTAGGAGATGTGATGCACATTGATGACTGCACGCCCCCAAAATGGAAGGCTTTGAGTACAAGCAGTGTATAATGTGCCACACAAGTCATGATTACATGAAAATTTCCAAGCATGACAAGAAGAGAACTTGCATTTGGTGACAACTTCTGTTACTTGCTAGTGTGCCTTCCTGAGTGTGTCATGCTATTTTTTTGCATATTAAATAGCACAAAATAAAGGTTCCTAATCCTGTAATGCTTCCGATTCAAAGTCGGCAAAAAAATAATCCTGCGCACGGTATGCAAATAAAAGTAATAAGTGAAACgataataaaatcaaaattgaatAACGTACAAATTTCGTGATCATACCACACCATTCAGAACTTGACCACTATTCAGTCCACTATTTTGATTTCTTCTTCTCATCACTCGTCAATCATGATTTTATCTAGTTCATTACATAGCTTGAAACTATATAGGAATTAAGTTTAATagatttaattatcaattatcTCACAAAATTGTGTAGGAATGAAATTTGTAGACTCACCACACAAACTGAAGTTTTGTAGGACTGAAATTCATTGGCAAACTCATCACACAGCATAAAAGTTGTGTAGGAATGAGCCCTAAGTTGTATAGAAATGATATTGCTTATATAGGTACTACTTACTATAGTAATAGCTTATTTGTGACTAGGAACGTAAAAGCTGAGGCAGTGTCTTCGATGCTATGCATCAGATGGAGTTATGTTTTAGCTTCGGAATCAAGGTACGACGTTCTGGGAAACCTTCTATTAACTAGTTTGATTATTACTTATATATATGTGATTTGAATCTTATTAATGTTTCTGAATGTTATTCTAGTATGATTGTTCTTAATTATTGTGATTTGGTTTGAGGATTGGTTTCTGATCATCTGTGTTGCGTGGAAAATGTAATGAAACTTGATAATCATTCATGATCTGAGAATGAAGTTGTTGCTAGAAAGAAACTCGGAAAAACAAGGTAGTGGTTAGGAGcttttgtgtagttgagccCAACTCTTGGTGGGTACCAGGTCTGAGGTCAACCCAATGTGCACGTAACCTTTATTGGGTAATTTGAGACTAGTGACAAAGACTTATGGGGTTCATTCGTGTACTTGAGCATTCCAGATCACTACTATAgtggtaaaatatatagtatggAACATGCATGTCTGGTTGTTTGTTTATACGAATTAACGAGTGCATTCGTGCATATAATTTCATTATGTACTTAAATTATGTTATTGATATTTGAGTTTTGTCAATCATATGTATGTGAGGGAATAAGTCCCTAAGTTTTCTAAGCTCACCCTAACTAAAATTTGTAAGTATAGGACTAGGCTATTCAAGAGGGTAGGCGTGATGATGTCAAATTAGATAGAAGACATGGAATTTTCTTGTATCGTTATAAGAATAGGagtattattatttatttgtaaaattataaaaacttcTTGGTTAATTTTACAAGAGGAATTATTTTTTCACACCTTTTtagtttctttatttattttaattagctCGCATTCCAGATTTGGGTTTTCTACGATCCCAGGTCTTGCATGACAAATCCGGTAAAATTGACGGAACTAAAGACGTTGAAACCAAACACAAATTGCTACATTAGCttaaaagaaaaacttaaacGGACAAAAGACGCAAAAAACTCAAATTAGCAAACTTAAGCATAGTTTAAGTATAAGTTCAAACCAAGCTCCCAAACTCCAAAACAACTAAAACCTTAAAACAACTCAAACTTAAATCTAATTGACGTTATCATCTAAGAAACGCTACGTTCGAACTCGACGTATTTAGCCTTAAAAagagggagttttaatgaaaagtctggagtactgttcactttaacgaaaaacaacatttttacactaaaaagtcaaacctggtactattcactttactctttattttgtcattattgttaaaactcaataTTTTAaagcaattttcattagttttcctttaaaaaaaattgtagagcATTAGGTGGTTTTAAGGAAAACTCCAATTGCCTCAATCGACACATATCATTattttaagggagttttaacgaaaaaaccCGATGTGctatttactttaacgaaaaaccatatttttacattaaaaagtcaaacttggtactattcattttaccctttattttgtccttataattaaaattcaaagttttcaaactcttttcattagttttcctttattttaaacGAGAAAGGATCCAGATCCTCTAATCATATCCGTTCATCATGCATCGTGCAACCAATTTTCGtcaggtattatttatattcagctttaaataaaaaaatttacaatgatttataaccgtacgatgtacgattaACGAATGTGATTTGAGGATTTTCAGGATCCTcgtcctcacaaagagaatctaaCGGGATCCTCACTCATTTTAAACACTCACATGAAGAGTGAAATCACTAACAAAGAGTTTTGAGAATCTCATTGTGGATTGCAAATCACATTTTGCTTTGTTTTCCTTCTAAATATCAATCAACTGTACTTCCCATTATTATTGTCCTTTTTAATCGATAGGTAAGAATTGTACTATATTTTACACTTCCATGGTGCTGCGGGTGAACCATATGGAGTGGCAGAGGGGCAGTCCTACCTAGCTCTGTACAATGCATTCAGCAGGGCAATTTGCTTTTTACAAAATGAtcacaaaaccctaaaatctatttgtgcaaaattcttttttttctttttcgtcaAACTATATGTGCAAGTGACAAACATCTAATCAGTAGGCGACAATTCTAGAGTACGTTTATAGATGACGtctaaaattaaatttaacgATGAAATATGCATCAGAAAAAATCGagaaaattaatgaataaataaataagctcTTCTCTTCTTTTATCAGTCTCACCATCATCAAACCGTCTCTCGTTTTCTTCCCTCGACCGTATCAGCTATCAATCGCTGGCAGAGAGAAGCCCTGCTGGACCCTGGTTCCCCATAAACTCTCTCTAAATGACTAAAATGGCCCTGGCGTATTGTCACTTTCTTGCGCCCTCATACGTGCAGGTCACCACAGGCGGGCCCCACCTCCTTCCCCAGCCCTTTggcccaccccccccccccgcccccCTTCTCCCCCTCCCTCCCTCGTGTCAAACACTTAGGCCCTGTTTGGCACACCGTATAAGGCACCGGATAGTACTAATAATACGGTGTACGGTGTTTGGTGCCGTTTGGATTAAATAGGCACCGGATTAAATAATCCGGGCCCACCTTTTTTACCCGGTGTTTACCTGCTTCGTTATACCGTCCAAATTCACCGTATAACTTAGTCGGCCTCGTCTCTTCCTTTCCGCTCGCTCTCGCTCTCCGCTCGTTCTCACCCTCGCTCTCCGCTCGCGAACTCGAGCCACTCTTTCTCACCTTTCCTTTGTTTCTTTGTATTCCCTGTCACCTCCTCTCGCCATCGCCGTCCCGGTCACCTTCTGCCATCGTCGTCGTCCTCCCCGTCACCTTCTCTCGCCATCGCCGTCCCGTCGCCTTCTGTCATCGCCTGCAACTTCCGTCACCTGCAACTGCCGTCGCTTTCTTTCTGCCATCGCTTGCAATTGCTGTCGCCTTCTGTCATCGTCTTCCCTGTCACCTGCAACTGCCttcggggaagaagaagaagagagaaagggagggagTTTGGGGGTGCGGCAGAGAGATCTGGGTTTCATTATTTGGGATTCTTCGTAgtcggggaagaagaagggagagagatggagggagtttgtggggggggggggggcgaaGAGATCTGGGAACCAGATTttcagttgtttttttttttttttttttaagtttaattttagtTTAAGTTTTCCTCCTATCCGATATAATACCAAACACTGTATAAATAATACGATTATTaatccgatactgcaccaaacgcccgactaatttagtcagtactgtccggtgactatttatcctatccgacagaaatagtcagtacaatccgagctgccaaacgaagCCTTAACTTtcaccaccaccaatagccATCACTCCAACTTAGTGCCCTCCCCCACTCTcccccctctctccctctctctcctcctctctttctctctctaacacaAACGCACAGAATTGCAAACAGTAGTAATTCCTcagctcctctctctctctctctctaaaattttTATATACATTTTCTAATCTGCTCTTCCATAACAGAATATAGCAGGATTCAATAACACCAACATctccctctttttctttctaactTTTGTTCCTAAACTGTACCCTTTCTAAcattagaaaattaaaattttgacaccaatctctctccctctctctctctgcaatcccTGTCTGTTTtcccccaaaacccaaaatcccAAACCCTCAAATTTACCAAAAGCAACCAACTTTTCCACAATTTGACATTTTTGCCCAGATGGGTTCTGCTCCTGCTAGaactgcttctgcttctgcttctgctgtgctATTGATAACGCTGTTAAGCGTCGCCGTTTTCCGACCCACCACATCAGATCCGAGCGACGAGGCGTGCCTAACCCACCTGAGCGAATCCCTCCAAGACCCAACAAAATCCCTCCAGAACTGGACCAAATCCACCTTCGCCAACCCCTGCAGCGGCTTGAACTCCTACCTCCAGGGCGCCACCTGCAACAATGGTCGCATCTACAAGCTCTCCCTCACCAACCTCTCCCTCCGTGGCTCCATCTCCCCCTTCATCGCCAACTGCACCAACCTCCAGGCCCTTGACCTCTCCTCCAACTTCCTCGCCGGTCCCATCCCCTCCGACCTTCAGTACCTCGTCAACCTCGCCGTTCTCAACCTCTCCTCCAACCAATTATCCGGTCCCATTCCGCCGCAGCTCACATTGTGCGCCTACCTCAACGTCATCGACCTCCACGACAACTCCCTCACCGGCCCCATTCCTCAGCAATTGGGCCTCCTCGTCCGCCTCTCTGCCTTCGACGTCTCCAACAACAAGCTTGCTGGCCCGATTCCGGTCTCGCTGGGAAATCGGAGCGGGAACTTGCCGAGATTCAATGCGACGTCGTTCCAGGGGAACAAGGAGCTTTATGGGTACCCTTTGCCGCCGCTGAAAAGCAAAGGGCTTTCGGTTCTGTCGATCGTCGGGATCGGATTAGGAAGTGGGTTCGCGAGCTTGGTGCTCAGCTTTACCGGCGTCTGCATTTGGTTGAAAATTACAGAGCGGAAGATGGCGCTGGAAGAAGGGAAGATCAGCCACCTCATGCCTGATTActgaggaggagaagaagaggctAATCTGGTAATTTAAACCCCcaattgaaaaccttgagctaaaaaatttcatgtatttttggttttcttttacTGGTGAGAGAATTTTTGgtttcttttttgggttttatttggtttttcctttttctttttggtgctTTTGATTCTCTTTATAACGTTCTCACCAATCCAACAATGTACAAAAACCCAATTCAGAACACAGTGTTTCAGTCACATAATGCATTTTTTAATTTCGCTTTCTGTCTCTTACTTGCAATTCAAAACGTCATTTTAGCGGTATCTCAAATCAATCACGCCCTCCGACGTTTTCACGAGCCGTTTCATGCAGTTTTGTCTGGCAGTGAACTAAAATATACTAAAACAACTAAGCGGGTGTTTATAGTGTTTGGGTATTGTGAGCTGGTAGGGAGACCAACAGAACCACATGGTGTGGAGATTGTCGACCTCTGAATCTCTCAAAGGCGTTAAATCTGGTGATCATTTGCCCAACATTCTGCCCctttatattctacttggagTTTGATATTACCGTACCAGTTTACAAaaccataaatttaattaaataaataaaagtaaaagacTGACTTATTACACTGAAATTTTAACAATAATTCActgtttcaaaagcttcacattgcATTGATGATTATTTAGCATGTTGCATATGGATTGTAATGGTTCCCATTATTGTGGTTTGTGGCTTAATTGAATAAACTTATAAAGTGTGTTGTAGGCTCCAGCCCATTTTGTCCCCACCCAAATAATTCACGTTatctttttacttgcaaattaCAATTTGATATGTTTGTagtatactttttttttgtgtgttttctttGTAAGTTATTTGTGTATACATGTCAGAAGagatgctaaggagactcttttAAAGGTAGGACTCATCATAAACACTCTGTCACCTTATGTTTTTGGCACAATTTCCGTTCTCACATTATAAAACATG
This is a stretch of genomic DNA from Malus domestica chromosome 02, GDT2T_hap1. It encodes these proteins:
- the LOC103418379 gene encoding receptor-like protein 44, producing the protein MGSAPARTASASASAVLLITLLSVAVFRPTTSDPSDEACLTHLSESLQDPTKSLQNWTKSTFANPCSGLNSYLQGATCNNGRIYKLSLTNLSLRGSISPFIANCTNLQALDLSSNFLAGPIPSDLQYLVNLAVLNLSSNQLSGPIPPQLTLCAYLNVIDLHDNSLTGPIPQQLGLLVRLSAFDVSNNKLAGPIPVSLGNRSGNLPRFNATSFQGNKELYGYPLPPLKSKGLSVLSIVGIGLGSGFASLVLSFTGVCIWLKITERKMALEEGKISHLMPDY